Proteins co-encoded in one Cupriavidus nantongensis genomic window:
- the otsA gene encoding alpha,alpha-trehalose-phosphate synthase (UDP-forming), with translation MPRLVAVSNRVADPRNVAAGGLAVALSEALRQTGGLWFGWSGKALETAQGGTPGEGDLHLQQAGNVTLATVDLSREDHDAYYLGYSNGVLWPVFHYRLDLADFDSNFLNGYRRVNQLFARKLAPLLQPDDIIWIHDYHLIPLASELRAIGCGQKIGFFLHVPLPPPLILAAIPQHEWLMRALFAYDLLGFQSHADVEHFSRYVQAEAQAEPMGEHRYRAFHRTVRAQAFPIGIDVDEFMELGRGEEAQETYEMMCAQYARRRLLLGIDRLDYSKGLPQRLKAFYRLLAEYPENRSSATLVQIAAPSRESVDAYVDLRREMEQLSGSINGEFGELDWMPVRYIHRTTARKRLPGLCRASRVALVTPLRDGMNLVAKEFIAAQDPEDPGVLVLSRFAGAAEQLREALLVNPYDTRATAQAIQQALHMPLAERQQRHQKLLERIRAQDVHWWSREYLRALTETEGA, from the coding sequence ATGCCAAGACTTGTAGCGGTATCCAACCGGGTCGCAGATCCACGCAACGTCGCCGCGGGCGGCCTGGCCGTCGCGCTGTCCGAGGCCCTGCGGCAGACCGGCGGGCTGTGGTTCGGCTGGAGCGGCAAGGCGCTGGAAACCGCCCAGGGTGGCACGCCCGGCGAAGGCGACCTGCATCTGCAGCAGGCCGGCAATGTCACGCTGGCGACCGTCGACCTGAGCCGCGAGGACCACGACGCCTACTACCTGGGCTACAGCAACGGCGTGCTGTGGCCGGTGTTCCACTACCGGCTCGACCTGGCCGATTTCGATTCCAACTTCCTCAACGGCTACCGGCGCGTGAACCAGCTGTTCGCGCGCAAGCTGGCGCCGCTGCTGCAGCCTGACGACATCATCTGGATCCACGACTACCACCTGATCCCGCTGGCGTCCGAGCTGCGCGCGATCGGCTGCGGGCAGAAGATCGGCTTCTTCCTGCACGTGCCGCTGCCACCGCCGCTGATCCTGGCGGCGATCCCGCAGCACGAGTGGCTGATGCGCGCGCTCTTTGCCTACGACCTGCTCGGTTTCCAGAGCCATGCCGATGTCGAGCATTTCTCGCGCTACGTGCAGGCCGAAGCGCAGGCCGAGCCGATGGGCGAGCACCGCTACCGCGCCTTCCACCGCACGGTGCGGGCGCAGGCGTTCCCGATCGGCATCGACGTCGACGAGTTCATGGAACTGGGCCGCGGCGAGGAAGCGCAGGAAACCTACGAAATGATGTGCGCGCAATATGCGCGCCGCCGGCTGCTGCTGGGCATCGACCGGCTCGACTATTCCAAGGGCCTGCCGCAGCGGCTCAAGGCGTTCTACCGGCTGCTGGCCGAGTACCCCGAGAACCGCTCGAGCGCGACGCTGGTGCAGATCGCCGCGCCCTCGCGCGAATCTGTCGACGCCTACGTCGACCTGCGCCGCGAGATGGAGCAGCTGAGCGGCTCGATCAACGGCGAATTCGGCGAGCTCGACTGGATGCCGGTGCGCTATATCCATCGCACCACCGCGCGCAAGCGGCTGCCCGGGCTGTGCCGCGCCAGCCGCGTGGCGCTGGTGACGCCGCTGCGCGACGGCATGAACCTGGTGGCCAAGGAATTCATCGCCGCGCAGGACCCGGAGGATCCGGGCGTGCTGGTGCTGTCGCGCTTTGCCGGTGCGGCCGAGCAGCTGCGCGAGGCGTTGCTGGTCAATCCCTACGACACGCGCGCCACCGCGCAGGCGATCCAGCAGGCGTTGCACATGCCGCTGGCCGAGCGCCAGCAGCGCCACCAGAAACTGCTGGAGCGCATCCGCGCGCAGGATGTGCACTGGTGGAGCCGTGAGTACCTGCGCGCATTGACCGAGACCGAAGGCGCATAG
- a CDS encoding 4a-hydroxytetrahydrobiopterin dehydratase, whose protein sequence is MSEENLAAQSCTPCRGGVPPLTPAEAEALLQQAPGWELADGATRLERRFTFGNFAQALAFVTGVGQLAEAQGHHPEISFGWGHATVSWRTKKIKGLHRNDFIMAVKTSEMAEGQQGG, encoded by the coding sequence ATGAGCGAAGAAAACCTGGCAGCGCAATCGTGCACGCCTTGCCGCGGCGGCGTGCCGCCGCTGACGCCCGCCGAGGCCGAGGCCCTGCTGCAGCAGGCGCCTGGCTGGGAACTGGCCGATGGCGCGACGCGGCTCGAGCGGCGTTTCACCTTCGGCAATTTCGCGCAGGCGCTGGCCTTCGTGACCGGCGTCGGCCAGCTGGCCGAGGCGCAGGGGCATCATCCCGAGATCAGTTTTGGCTGGGGGCATGCGACGGTGTCGTGGCGCACCAAGAAGATCAAGGGCTTGCACCGCAATGATTTCATCATGGCGGTGAAGACGAGCGAGATGGCGGAGGGGCAGCAAGGCGGCTGA